The Sorex araneus isolate mSorAra2 chromosome 9, mSorAra2.pri, whole genome shotgun sequence genomic interval CTCCAGCCCGTATGataccccaagtaccaccaggagcagcccccaggcgAGGCCCAAGCCCCTCCCACAGCAGAGCCCCCGCAGAGACACCCCTGCCAGACCGgtgccctgggccctggctgCCCACACATCTCTTCCTGCCGACTCTGGCGGGCACACCTACTCCGTtacctggcactgctgggggggtCGTACTGCAGGACCCAGTTCACCTCAGGAATATCGATGCCCCGGGCCATCACGTCCGTGCACACGAGAATCCCACTAGGAAACAAacgggccggagcaacagtacagcagggagggcatctgctgGCACGCGgccgccctgggttcgatccccgaaattccgtattgtcccctgagcactgccaggagtgatccctgagcacagacccaggagtaacccctgagctttgctgggtgtgacccatgcccccctttcccagaaaaaaaaagagaaaacaatcttGAGGAAGGGGGCTGCCACAGACCACCCGGAGGGCGGCTACCAGCCCCGCACAGCGCGAGAGCTGGGACAACACTGAGTCTTTCGTCCTGAAAGCCTCCAGGTGCTCACAAAGCCCTGGCGATGGGGGGCAGCAGGCGGGGCCCAGGAAGTCTGCCCTCCGTGCTGGGAATAAGGGGGCACTGGGGGGTGCAGGGAACACAGGAGGCGAGGCCAGCAGGCCTGCTCTGAGGAGCCAGGTCGAGTCAGGGCTGAGGCGGGGCGCTGCAGGCCCTAGACGGGGAAGAAGGTTCCAGACAGGGGAGGCCGCCCCTCACCTCTGCAGCTGGCGGAACTCCATGAAGATCTTGTTGCGCCTGTACTTCATCTTCCCGTGGATGCACAGGATCCGCACGTTCTTCACCAGCCCCTCCAGGGCCTTCCCGTAGTACTCGACACACGCACAGGTGCTGGGACAGGAAGAGCACGGGCACAGAGCGTGTGACAGGGAAAGAGCACTGTGACAGGGACGGAGGGGAGTCGCTGGCCAGCACAGCCCTCTCACCCCGAGCCGTGAGGAGGGCGGGCGGCACCCACAGCCACACTCTGGCTGTGAACCTGGGCTCCGGGCTCCGGAAAGCCCGGGACACGCCCACCAGGCTAAGTGGCCCTCAGCGGCTCTCCCATGGGGAACCTCCAGGCATGGTGCagaaacaaactattttttttctttttcttttttgggtcacacccggcagtgcacagggattactcctggcggagctcggggaccatatgggatgctgggaatcgaacccaggtcggccgcgtgcaaggcaaacgccctgcccgctgtgctattgctccagcccccagaaacaaaTTCTAGAAGGCGCCCAACACACCTGCCTGGGGAAGAGCTTCCTCCCCGAATGCCTGAGGGCAGGCTCAGGAACTGACCTCAGGCTGTGCCTGTCTAAGTGGCAGAGTCACCCCACAAGGCAGCATGGCAGAGCCCACAGCTGCCTTGTGGGCTCGGGCTCGGGGTATCTGAATATCTGCGTATCTCCCTGCACcctaaatattctattttagaaaaactaAATAGCAAACAAACCCGGCACAAATGTAGCTGCAGGAGATGAAAATGCATAAAGAATGTTCTCCCCCGGGCCAGAGacaacacagaggaaagggcacttgcctggatGCAGCAACACAGGTTTGACCATAGCTTTGATCCCGGCACCtgatggttccctaagcaccgccaggagtaaccactgagcaccaccaggtgtggcccaaaacccaaaacggggggggggggaagttctctctgggagctggagcgatagcacagtgggtagagtacttgccttgcacatggccgacccgggttcgattcccagcatcccacatggtcccccgagcaccgccaggagtgattcctgagtgcagagccaggagtaacccctgtgcatcgccgggtgtgacccaaaaagcaaaaaaaaaatagttctctcTCTGACTGAAAGACAGGACAGCGTTTAAGGCACTtgtatggggctgacctgggttcgatccccggcaccccacagggttcctgcagtccacctggagtgatccccggtcagagccaggagtaagccctgagcacaactgggtgtgactcaaacacaaaggaggaagaaaaggatgaggaggaggaagagttgaAGAAGGCTCTCTCCTTACACTCgccctgcagggccagagcaccTGCTCTGCCatgtccctcccaccttccctccttaACGTCCCACCACAGCCCCGACAGCAGCCACTGCATCACTTTGGCATCACGAGAAACCTGTTGAGGAAGGCCAGGTCAGGGGCAGAAACACTGACCCTGATGCGTGATGGACTTTGAAACAGccaagggagctggagtgataacacagtgcgagggtgtttgctttgcacccagcagacctgggttcgattcccggcatcccatatggtctcccgagcaccaacaggaatgattcctaagtgcagagccaggaggaagccctaagcattgcccgGTGTAATCCAAAAGGacgaaacacacaaaaaaaaataaaatgaaaaacagccACAGATGTTGGGTTTTCAGGTTTGTGGTTACAAGCATTTTACTGAGAAAACAACCAGAAAAGATTCCAAATGCATCTGCACATCTGGTTGGGCTAAgagcacccccacctccccagcatcCTGGAGGGTCTTACCTGAAGAAGACCAGGTGTTTTTCCCGCTTATGGTTTCGAAGAAAATGTACCAACTGATTAAATTTCTCATGTGCTTTGCAGACCTACAAAAGGATGACTTTAAATGACttatagggccagagcaacagtacagtaggtgTTTGTTACCcagaggtcccccaagcaccaccagaatgagccctgagcatagaggcaggagtaagccctgattatcgCAGGGTGCAAcccaaaacatgaaacaaaaagagaaaccTCAAGCGCTGACACCGGGTGGGCAGCGGGCACTGAAGAAGTCAGGGGCGCGGGCCCGGCTCTCACCATGTAGTAGTTGTCCAGGCGGGACGGGGTTTTCTGGGTGCTGCTGGCCGCCACGCCCTTCTCCTTCACCGAGATGCGGACGGGGTTCCGGAGCCCGGCACGCACCAGGTTCTCCACCTCCTGCGTCTGCGTGGCCGAGAAAAGGCCCGTTCTCCTCTGCCTGGGCAGCAGCTCCAGGATGGTGTTTATGCTGAAAGAGGGGCAAGCCCCCCACTCAGCCCACAGACCACACGGCTCTAGAGGGCGGGTCGGCAGTCACCACCATCATCCTCACTGCCTAGGCCGCCCCCATCCAGGCACGTAATTTTGTTTTAGGAGAGAAATCAAGACCCAACAGCTGTGAAACTCAAAACCACAAACCAGGGCTGTGGAGAGGACCCACAGGGCGGGCGGGAGCACAGCTGCACTCGGGGGAGCCCCAAGTccgagccctggcaccacacggtccccacaACTAACGCCGGAGACACGGCCCGAGCAGAGCCTGGCGGGGCCCACCAGTGCCCGGGAGCTGGACTGCacggcctctccctcccccacccccgcacctcgCCTCGAAGCCCATGTCCAGGAGCCTGTCGGCCTCGTCCAGCACCAGCACCTCCAGGGACCGCACGCAGCTGGCCAGGTCCAGGCCCTCGGCCTTCCTGCGGAACATGTCCTCCAGGCGGCCCGGGGTGGCCACCACGATGTGGCCCCTGCGGAAGAAGTCGCTTGCCTCAGGGTCCCGAAGACCGAGTCTGTGTCCTGAGGGTCCCCTGGGACGGGAAAGGAGAGCGcgggcagagctgggagaggggtggggaggagcaggggaggggggggggcgtgcaCAGGAGCTGCTGACGCCGAGTAGAGAGGGGCATGGAACCCCCGCGGGCTCAGAAACACACAGGGCAGAAAGACAAAAGggggaaggcagaggaggagcAAGTTTAGGGGTAAAGGCTGAAGGCCCGGCCTCGGGATCCCAGCGCGTGTGCCAGCAGAGGGGGCTTCTGTACGTGTGGAAAGTCACTGGGACTCCGGGGAGACAAGAGGaccagcagggagagcacttggcAGGGAGGACAGGCGGCTGGGAGAGGCAGCGGGCCCCGGGGAGGAGCCCTGGTGGCGACCTACCCGTGCTCCTTGAACCTGGCCACGTCCTCTGCAGGGTTGGTGCCTCCAATCCAGAGGATCTGGCTGGAACAAGAAACAGCTGCTGAGCGGGGCGGGCCGCCAGGAGGAGGCAGGGTGAGAGGGGCTCGGTGGGGAGTGCCGGGACCtcgagggggttgggggggaatcACCCCGGGTTACCTGAGCTGCGGGAAGGGCTTGGTGAAGTGTGCCAGGACCTCATGGATCTGCGTGGCCAGCTCCCGCGTGGGCGTGATGATGATGGCCCCCACCTGCCCGAGCGCTGCATTAGCCCGGCGGGAGCAGGCCCCGGGCGCAGGGACCCCTTCCCGGCGGGATTCCGACTAAAGGGCCCCCCAGGCTCCCGGGCTCCCGAGCTGCTAAGGGACACCAGGCTGATGCCAGTGGCGCCGGCTGCCCCGCAAGGCCCTGTGCCTGCCACTTCCCCGGGAAACCCATCACACCCTCCGGGCCCGGGAGACCACACTGGTCTCAGCACTCTGTCACTGCAAACCGTGAAGTCACCAACAAAAGCGCAGCGAACAGGCTGAGGAAGGAGCGCCAGGGGCtggaggccccctgagcaccactgaatgggCCCAGGTGGCCCTCTGTCCCACCgggcccccaaacacccccaaaacCAGGTGCTGCTGCTTGGCAGGCCCTACGCCCCAGCAGGAAGTCATTCTCAGGACAACGGGTAAGGAGCCGGAGGGCGGCGGACGCCAGCGCGGGGGGGGCACGTCGCAGGGGGAGGCGCGAGGCCgggccctgctcccctcacctGGCCCTTCTTCAGCTGCTCCTCCCGCCGCAGGAGGATCTCCAGGACGGGGATGACGAAGGCCAGCGTCTTGCCGCTGCCCGTGACCTGCGGGGAGAAGCCGGCAGTCCCGCGGGCCCTCCCGGGGCCgggccgcgccgccccgcgcaCTCACCGCCTCGGCCGCCACGTCCTTGTTCTTCATGAACAGGGGGATGGTCGCcgcctgcggggcggggggcggggggggcggtcAGGCCACGCGCGGGCCGCGGGGaggggcccgccccgcccccccgggcgcccccgcccgcgcccccgcggcccggcccggcggcaCCTGCACCGGCGTCATGCACGGGAAGCCCAGCTCGCGCAGCGCGCCCAGCACCCGCGGGTGCAGCGCCACGGGCAGCGACTCCCAGGCGCCCTCCGTGACGTGCTCCATGTCGAAGCCGCCGGCGCGCACCTCCGCTTCCGGCAGGTCCGGCAGCGCCGCGGCTCCGGCGGGTCCGGCAAGTCCGGCAGCCCCGGGACCCGCCGGAAACCGGGCTGCGGCGACCGAGTTCCGGGGCGGCGGCAACGGCGGGGGCTGCCGGGTGGTCGCCCGCCCCGCCCGGACACAGGCCCACCCCGAGCGGGCCGCTGAGCAGCAGCCGGGACCCGGGCACACGTTGCCCGCCAGAGGCGGTGGCCGCACCACCCTGCGTCCAGAGCAAAGGACGGGGCCCAGCTGGCCACGTGGACGGGCGCGGGGACACCGCGGGGTGCAGGGGTCCcttgggcgggggcggggcgtgcgAGGCCAGTGCAGTTAGGAACCAGCCCCGCTTCCCTGTCGCGGGCGCTGCCCCCCCGCCTGACCCGCCGTCTCTGCACGCAGGCCGGTGTCCCCACCCAGGGGTGTCCGCAGTGCGGGGCACCCTGTTCGCCCCGCATCCCGGCGGCCACCGCCCGCAGGGTGCCAAGTACCTGGGCGACAGCGAATGCAGCGCGAGGGGACACGTCCTCAGGACGCAGCCAGCATCTGCCGCCCGCGCGGAcggccaggggctctgctcagcctGGTGCCCAGCCCAGCCTGTCTGGGGCTGAAAGGGCACCCCAGTGGCCGTGAGCAGGGAGGGCGCGTgcccagctccctgcccacaCCCGTGACCCGAGTGACCGGAGGGAGCCCCGGTGTCCCCGGTGAACAGAGACGAAGATGTTCTCCAAGGCTTATCCAAGCAACCGGCCAGGGAACAGCCCGAGCCATGGGTGTTCCTCGTCACAATCCACAAACTGGCATAAAAAAGCCAAGACACTTATGACATGCACAACTGTACTCAGGGAGCCTGGGCAgatctcaaaaattagaaatgttgATATTGAACAACAAAACGTGAATTAATGCGAATTAATATAAAACTCAGAATACtaagacttttttaaaagaactgtttATTTATTGAACCTGGGGCAGATTAGATATACAACCAATTTTAAATTTACATCTTTTTATTCAATTTTGAAGTGTTTCACACACACCAATTGGCATGCAACAGTTGTCCAGAGGTAAAAACAATCACCTTAAACTGTTGCAAGGATTTCACCCAAGGTTGAAAAATTGTTTATCCTGAACATGAAAACCTGTAACAAATTTAAATTAAGTATATAAAACTCGTTACTTGTAGTTTTCCCCTTGCAAAGATCCAAAAAAAATGTACAAGTAACTAATATACATCAGTCACAACATAATCCTGGATCAGCCCCACACCAAGACCAGCTACACCTTAAATTTTAAACCCATCATCAGAGATCAAGAGAAACTCGTTCTGTCttatacaaaacaaaattcacatgTGCCAAAAAATAAAGacccaagaaataaaacaaaccaaccccCTAGTACTGATAGTGCTTGCTCAGTACCTAAACTGAACAGTGGCCAAAATGCCActgatcaaaaataaaatagtggctGTGTGTCACTGCAATTAAATCCAAGAGGCTTTAACCCTTTGGCATTAGAAATCCAGATTTTTCCAACAACACGAAGGCAGACCTCCCGCCTGCGAGTGGAGAGGACGGGGTGCCACGGCCAGCACACGGAGCCCTGGCCGCTGGACACCCAAGAACCAGCTTTAGCAGAGACTGGTATGACGGTTGGAACCAAAACACGGCTATTGGCTGCTTGGGTCATCAATTTAAATGGAGGTGATTGAGTCCTAAAGTTCAAAATCAAAACTTAGGGAAAAATGCTGAGCCATGGTCTTATctaatgcaaaaacaaaatagacaGAGTAGAAAAGTTCCAGCCTGGTAGCAAATTTCAAAGATATCTGCCACAGAGCTGGGTAGGAAATGTCAAGATTCAGACTGTTCTTTCTGTTAGGACTCAACAAGATGAATCTTGAATGACTCGAACAACAGGGTAAAGGATCCAAAGAATGCAGCCATCTTAGTGAAGTACTATGGGTCAAGTAATCTATCTTCAAGAAACTGCCTGTGCTATTGTGAAAGGAGGAAAAGCAGTAAGGACTATATGCCTGCATTTCATCTGTGCTGCTGGCATTCTGAAAGGCTCTGTATAATGGAAGCAGAATTCAAATAAGAAATGATGCCAATCAAATTTCAATTTTTCACCGTAACTTTCCTATAAAGGTGTTTTCCCCAGTATCTAttaatcaccaaaaaaaaaaaaaaaacaaaagtaagctGAGAATGTACAGttcagaaaattaaaacagaGAAACTAATGACATTACTCTAACCAAGATGTCTGGTAAACAGTGAATTGAGTTTGGGACCCGAGGAGGCAGCTTCTCAAACAACCCTCCGGACTTCAAAGAATCTCTTCAGGTAGTAGATCTGTCCCAATGTCATGGCAACTAGAACAAGAGCTTCAAAGAAGGACCAGAGGACCACTCTGCTGTTTGTGTTGTCGTTGACTGTGAGGACAAAGAAACACAATTTAACGACCAGGAAAGCGCAGGCGTCACGCCCCGTCTATGGAGGCACACGACTACACGTTCATTCACTCCAAACAACGCAAAGTGAGGAGACGGCAGAGAATTCTAGATGTATGTGGGCCGTTATTTTCACAAGTGCCAGGAATTCAACCCAGGCCACATGCTTTCTCGGTGAGCCACACTCCGGCCCCTTCAGTGgaactttgttttttcctttttttagttttttgctttttgggtcacacccggcgattcagtggttaactcctgactctgcactcaggaatcactcctggcggtgttcagggaaccatgtgggatgccaggaattaaacccaggttggccacgtgtaaggcaaacgccctccccactgtgctattgctccagcccctcagagaaaCTTTGAGGATGAATCTCAAATCCCCCCTTCCTAAGCATGATGAAGAGCGAGGTGCCAGGCCCCACTTCAGAGCTAAAACACTACgcactcttcttcctcctccaacaCTGCAAAGCCCCAACCCCATCATGATGCTTTTTTGTTAAATCTGAAAAGTGACTAAAAAATTAGAGATTACTTCAAGACCAGAATTATATAAGGAGCAAAACCTACACCGAGCCAGAAACATCAGTGACCTTTCCTTGCTGGCACACAAGCCCCCTGTTAACtgcctgcccccaacccccaaattaTAGGTGGTGTCCAATACTTCTGCAAATAACCAAAACAATAATCAGCAATATAGTGACAATAGTTATCAGTTAAATGCTTGCCATTATTTTCATAGGTTTGCACATACAATTTGTGCAAAAATACATGCATTAGGTACTGGATAGGACTCAAAATAGTTTCCAAAATAAcagccaaaattaaaaatatttggggggcagagagagagctaGAAGAACTGAGTGTGGGCCTGAGACCCCACAGATGGGAGCACAGGCTTCACAGGCaggtcggccctgagcactgcaatgcagagtccctgagcaccgagtctcTGCAGAGGCCGAGAATCCCTCTCTTGACCGCCCCAACACCAAGTAAACGTAAATAACATTTTTTGGGAATAAGAATGCCCAGAAAGAGTAACCAGAATACCATCAACATTGAAATTTAATGTGAATTATAACATGGAGTTTACTTTTGCTAAATTTAGTACCAATTTCTAGCATTTCAGGATTGTCTGAAAGAGAAACTGGTGAGAAGTATTTCAAAAGATTAAGCAactatgtaaaaaaatatttatctcgGTTGTTTCCTCCCtcgagaagcccgtgttctctcttaaacaagcatatctctcttcccttctctcccctagTGTTTCTCTAAGTCATTTCTTGATATAAAACTACTTtgcttaacaacaacaacaaaaaaagccacATCGCTCGTCACCGGCAGAAAGAAGTCCACCTTCCCCTGAGCTGAGAAGTGGCCAGAGCAGTCTTGATCCTGGGACCTGGACTGAGCCTGGCGCTGCACGGCCAccgccagcaccgccaggggggcCACACTCTTCCCTTCCTGaggggtccctcccaccccttaaAGGCTGAGAAGCCGAAGCGCGCCCCCACTGACCGCAGGCCAGTGGCCTGGGAGTGCTGGGCCCTTCCTGCTGCCTGGGTGCCGGGACGCCCGTGGCACGCGGGGGCAAGGCCTCCACTCTGCCGGCCTGCGGCTGTCTGCGCCTCATCTCCTGGGCGGGGGCACAGCTGTTAGCCCCTGCGAGGAGCTCGAGAGACCTGGGCCGGGACCAACAGGGCTCAGAGCACCTGCTCGCATGGCACTCATCCAGCTCGGCCCCAGGAACAGCCTCGGCCCAGCCGGAGGCGCCACGTCTCTGccactccagcccagaagagcAGCGGCCCGGGAGGGACCCTGCGCGTCGGGGAAGCGTGTGCACCAGCGCCGGCTCATCCCCACACAGGAGAGCGACTGTCCCCTGCCAGGTGACGTGACCCATCTCCTCCGGGGCACGGTGCGGTCGGCGCCCCGGCCAGGGCCGGGAGGAAGCAAGGCCGAGGCATGTGTGCTTGTGCCCGTCCCACCCCCCCGAGCCCGGGCGGCGAGAGGGCCAGCTCGGGGCAGCCAGGGGAGAGGCCGAGGGGCCGACTCTGGGCCTGAACGTGGCGCCGTGGCTCACCGGGCAGGAGGCCGAGCCCAAGGTCCACCCAGCATCCAGGGAGCCAACTGCAGCCACCGAGCCCAGGAGGGAGgtccagacccccaccccccccaaaaaaaacaccggACTAGGATGAGCACCGGGGCAGGGAGAGCCTGTGGTCGCGGCCACGTGCCGCACATCCCTCTGGCCCGGGCCAGGCGGCCCTCGGTCCCCCGAAGGGCGAGGGAAGCCCCTAGACAGAATCTTCTGGCTTGGTTTTGGGGCGTACTCAGTGCCGTTCAGAGCCTattcctctgtactcagggatcaccccggcGGTTCCCGGGGACCGTGCATAGCGCCCGAGACCAAGCCAGGGTTGGCACCCGCAGGGAAAGGGCTCTACCCACATCccttcgctccagccctttggagcAGGGAATCTAAGAGCACCCCCGCTGAACCGTCTAGCTGAAACCCCACGAGCACATATGCTAGTGGCTGCGTCATTTTACAGCTTTAGTTTGATTCTGTCCCCAGAGCGGCGCCGACTTACTCGCTCTGTGGATCCTCTCCCGCACCTCCATGTACTCCTGCTCGTGCTTCACGGCCGTCATGGCCACCGCCAGCTCATTGATCATTTCTTCCAGTTTGTTCTGGTGAGCTGCGGAGGGATTTCAGAACACATTAGCACAGACTTGGTGATTTCCTTtcgaaaaaatatttagaaagcaaCAAGAATATACCTCAGAGAAGGCAttctaagaaaactatttttaggAATGGCTGAAACAGTACTTTGGGTGCTTTTTTGGCTTCTGGGggagagggtcacacccggtgatgctcagaggtacctcctggctctgcactcaggaatcactcctggctgtgcttggggaccatatgggatgccggggattgaacccaggtcaaccgagtgcaaggcacatgccctacccactggactatcgctccaggcctgaAACTGTACTTTGAAAGGCTaatgataatttcattttaagataatttttttttctttttgggtcacacccagcaatgctcaggggtcactcctggctctgcactcaggaattacccctggccgtgctcaggggaccatatgggatgctgggaatcaatccaggtcggccgcgtgcaaggcaaacgccctccccactgtgctatcgctccagcccctcaaggtaaTTTAAAAGTCTCAACTTTCCTCTTTTAGGAAACACAATGTTTaccaacaacagcagcaacaacaaccaaaccctggagagacagttcagcggggagggcgcttgcctcactcgcagttaatccccagcaccccctatggtcccctgagccctgcaggagtgatgtctgagcaccactggggtggcccccaaactaaatacAATAAACAAAACGTGTCGGAAGGCTGGGCAATGGCAGAGGGCCGGGGCACAGGCGTGGCACGGAGCCGCCCTGCTCCCAACCTGGCCACGCCAGGTggcctaagcaatgccaggagtgaccctggacaCCAAGTCAGGTGCGGGCCCAAGCACCCCAGATGCGAGCCCAAACCCAGCAGATCAGATG includes:
- the DDX55 gene encoding ATP-dependent RNA helicase DDX55 isoform X1 → MEHVTEGAWESLPVALHPRVLGALRELGFPCMTPVQAATIPLFMKNKDVAAEAVTGSGKTLAFVIPVLEILLRREEQLKKGQVGAIIITPTRELATQIHEVLAHFTKPFPQLSQILWIGGTNPAEDVARFKEHGGHIVVATPGRLEDMFRRKAEGLDLASCVRSLEVLVLDEADRLLDMGFEASINTILELLPRQRRTGLFSATQTQEVENLVRAGLRNPVRISVKEKGVAASSTQKTPSRLDNYYMVCKAHEKFNQLVHFLRNHKREKHLVFFSTCACVEYYGKALEGLVKNVRILCIHGKMKYRRNKIFMEFRQLQSGILVCTDVMARGIDIPEVNWVLQYDPPSSASAFVHRCGRTARIGHRGSALVFLLPMEESYVSFLAINQKCPLQEMAQQQHPADVLPKLQAMARTDRAVFEKGMRAFVSFVQAYAKHECGLIFRLKDLDLASLARGFALLRMPRMPELRGKQFPDFVPVDIDTDTIPFKDKAREKQRQKLLQQQREKTETEGKRKFIKNKAWSKQKAKKEKRKKINKKRNREEGSDMDEEDMEELLNDTRLLKKFKKGKITEAEFEKGLLSGGKGGRVPVGCGASDLECT
- the DDX55 gene encoding ATP-dependent RNA helicase DDX55 isoform X2, with the translated sequence MEHVTEGAWESLPVALHPRVLGALRELGFPCMTPVQAATIPLFMKNKDVAAEAVTGSGKTLAFVIPVLEILLRREEQLKKGQVGAIIITPTRELATQIHEVLAHFTKPFPQLSQILWIGGTNPAEDVARFKEHGGHIVVATPGRLEDMFRRKAEGLDLASCVRSLEVLVLDEADRLLDMGFEASINTILELLPRQRRTGLFSATQTQEVENLVRAGLRNPVRISVKEKGVAASSTQKTPSRLDNYYMVCKAHEKFNQLVHFLRNHKREKHLVFFSTCACVEYYGKALEGLVKNVRILCIHGKMKYRRNKIFMEFRQLQSGILVCTDVMARGIDIPEVNWVLQYDPPSSASAFVHRCGRTARIGHRGSALVFLLPMEESYVSFLAINQKEMAQQQHPADVLPKLQAMARTDRAVFEKGMRAFVSFVQAYAKHECGLIFRLKDLDLASLARGFALLRMPRMPELRGKQFPDFVPVDIDTDTIPFKDKAREKQRQKLLQQQREKTETEGKRKFIKNKAWSKQKAKKEKRKKINKKRNREEGSDMDEEDMEELLNDTRLLKKFKKGKITEAEFEKGLLSGGKGGRVPVGCGASDLECT